One segment of Alnus glutinosa chromosome 2, dhAlnGlut1.1, whole genome shotgun sequence DNA contains the following:
- the LOC133859250 gene encoding uncharacterized protein LOC133859250, which yields MEWSAQDAMKAYLHTLKLCKIHNYQDCSVGSSNLIEPKYFEFISALAAGNRARLMVEITSDGISPLTIGLAVAAKQTGGRFVCILHEDHAEKLRAGLMGNDHLEDMIEFVYGNPCEVIKQYMHIDFAVIDCKVNANHQKLFKTINLNPNGSIVVVNNLYHRRDRISFPQVVKRRINGVKSVTLPIGEGMELTRIGSAGKHESRRFNRFHVTFES from the exons ATGGAATGGTCTGCTCAAGATGCCATGAAAGCTTACCTACACACTCTTAAGCTG TGTAAGATCCACAACTACCAAGATTGTTCTGTTGGAAGCTCAAACTTGATTGAACCCAAATACTTCGAGTTTATATCAGCTTTGGCAGCTGGAAATCGTGCTAGATTAATGGTGGAAATCACCTCAGATGGGATATCTCCATTAACAATAGGACTAGCTGTTGCTGCAAAGCAGACAGGTGGACGATTTGTTTGTATTCTTCATGAAGATCATGCAGAAAAGCTGAGAGCTGGGCTTATGGGAAATGATCATCTTGAAGACATGATCGAATTTGTGTATGGAAATCCTTGTGAAGTGATCAAGCAATATATGCATATTGATTTTGCAGTGATCGACTGCAAGGTTAATGCAAATCACCAGAAATTATTCAAGACTATAAACCTTAATCCAAATGGGTCTATAGTTGTGGTGAACAATCTTTACCATAGAAGAGACAGAATATCATTTCCTCAAGTTGTCAAGAGAAGGATTAATGGAGTTAAATCTGTCACTCTTCCTATAGGAGAAGGAATGGAGTTGACAAGAATTGGATCAGCTGGTAAGCACGAGAGCAGGAGATTCAATAGATTTCATGTAACATTTGAGAGTTAA
- the LOC133862024 gene encoding phospholipase SGR2 isoform X3 codes for MGAMLGGTFARCLWQRMREEELLSSWWKEYAECSEGPMEQPSSSKVMDKKRSGSSSDSDLSAQMYEVEEERVGVPVKGGLYEVDLERRHCFPVYWYGENRRVLRGHWFARKGGLDWLPLREDVAEQLEIAYRAQVWHRRTFQLSGLFAARVDLQGSTLGLHALFTGEDDTWEAWLNVDASGFSGVISLSSNGIKLRRGYSPSHSPKPTQEELRQQKEEEMDDYCSQVPVRHLVFMVHGIGQRLEKSNLVDDVSNFRHITTSLAERHLTSHQRVTQRVLFIPCQWRKGLKLSGETAVEKITLDGVRGLRVTLSATVHDVLYYMSPIYCQDIINSVSNQLNRLYLRFLQRNPGYDGKVSIYGHSLGSVLSYDILCHQENLSSPFPMDWMYKEHDSNGESSPDMNKQSSPCTSLTKLEDKNFTVVNETEDSVDHFEEKMSAQTNLLENEEGDSVDSSTIVGPITSDFDELAAKSMDSKQPGGDKDVNKLFCDSRDILSPQSVLGETMNMNSGLPIDGLEKMAEEVCGDQSNKDKAIKSLRQEIGSLRDKIAELEKQSGGDATLHHGDMEVLATTAKQPMYEKMPPGQDDASKTYNPYIKYTKLEFKVDTFFAVGSPLGVFLALRNIRIGIGKGKEYWGAENINEEMPACRQMFNIFHPFDPVAYRIEPLVCKEYTSKRPVLIPYHKGGKRLHIGFQEFTEDLAARSQAIMGHIHSIRDKVLTVCQSRSMDSLEEGGEDSQEKEERSYGSLMMERLTGSEEGRIDHMLQDKTFKHPYLQALGAHTNYWRDFDTALYILKHLYRHIPEDISSTEESSEGNSKDSNSAAGWPDQRENVDEELPLTFSDSFTVRNFSRKAKKVMKKR; via the exons GTAGATTTAGAGAGGAGACATTGTTTCCCTGTTTATTGGTATGGAGAAAATCGGCGTGTTTTAAGAGGTCATTGGTTTGCTCGTAAAGGGGGCCTTGATTGGCTTCCACTTCGTGAAGACGTTGCGGAACAACTAGAGATTGCATATCGTGCCCAG GTCTGGCACCGGAGAACATTTCAACTGTCTGGACTTTTTGCAGCTCGAGTTGATTTGCAAGGCTCTACCCTG GGGTTGCATGCACTTTTTACTGGAGAAGATGATACTTGGGAGGCTTGGCTCAATGTTGATGCTTCTGGTTTTTCTGGTGTCATTAGTTTAAGTAGTAATGGAATTAAGTTAAGGCGCGGCTATTCGCCATCTCACTCACCAAAACCCACCCAG gagGAACTACGTCAACAAAAGGAGGAGGAAATGGATGATTACTGTTCACAG GTACCTGTGCGACACCTGGTTTTTATGGTTCATGGTATTGGTCAAAGGTTGGAGAAGTCTAATTTGGTTGACGACGTAAGCAATTTTCGCCATATCACAACGAGTCTTGCTGAACGGCACCTTACTTCACACCAACGTGTCACTCAGAGAGTCCTTTTTATCCCGTGCCAG TGGAGAAAGGGTTTAAAGCTTAGTGGTGAAACAGCGGTTGAAAAGATTACTTTAGATGGAGTACGAGGTCTGCGTGTCACGTTGAGTGCAACCGTTCATGATGTGTTATACTACATGAGCCCAATATATTGTCAGGATATTATCAACTCG GTATCCAACCAATTAAATCGGTTATATTTGAGGTTTCTGCAGAGGAATCCGGGTTATGATGGAAAG GTTTCCATATATGGGCATTCTTTGGGAAGTGTCCTCTCCTATGATATTCTCTGCCATCAGGAAAATTTATCCTCCCCATTTCCAATGGATTGGATGTACAAAGAACATGATAGTAATGGAGAATCATCTCCTGATATGAACAAACAGTCTTCTCCGTGCACCTCTTTAACTAAGCTGGAGGATAAAAACTTCACTGTAGTAAATGAAACAGAGGATAGTGTGGATCACTTTGAAGAGAAGATGAGTGCACAAACAAACCTTTTGGAAAATGAGGAAGGTGATTCTGTAGATTCTTCCACAATTGTGGGTCCTATCACTTCAGATTTTGATGAACTTGCTGCAAAGTCTATGGATTCCAAACAACCAGGTGGTGACAAAGATGTCAATAAATTGTTTTGTGATTCTAGAGATATACTTTCTCCACAAAGTGTCTTAGGCGAAACTATGAACATGAATTCTGGGCTCCCAATTGATGGTTTGGAGAAAATGGCTGAGGAAGTATGCGGCGATCAAAGCAATAAAGACAAAGCAATCAAATCGCTGAGGCAAGAG ATTGGTTCACTAAGGGACAAGATAGCAGAATTGGAAAAGCAGAGTGGTGGAGATGCAACATTGCATCACG GAGACATGGAGGTTCTTGCAACTACTGCAAAGCAACCCATGTATGAGAAGATGCCACCTGGGCAAGATGATGCATCCAAGACTTACAACCCATATATTAAGTACACAAAGCTTGAATTTAAG GTTGACACATTCTTTGCAGTTGGATCGCCTCTCGGTGTATTCCTTGCCCTTCGTAATATTCGTATTGGGATTG GCAAAGGAAAGGAATATTGGGGAgcagaaaatataaatgaagagATGCCAGCATGTCGTCAAATGTTTAACATTTTTCACCCGTTCGATCCTGTGGCATATAG AATTGAACCGCTTGTCTGTAAAGAATACACCAGTAAACGCCCTGTTCTTATACCTTACCACAAGGGTGGAAAGCGCTTGCATATCGGATTCCAG GAATTTACTGAAGATTTAGCGGCTCGTTCTCAGGCAATAATGGGTCATATACACTCCATAAGG GACAAAGTTCTCACGGTTTGCCAATCCCGAAGCATGGATAGCCTAGAAG AAGGGGGGGAGGATtcccaagaaaaagaagagagatcATATGGCTCTCTGATGATGGAGAGGCTAACTGGAAGTGAAGAAGGACGGATTGATCACATGCTTCAA GATAAAACATTTAAGCATCCATACTTGCAAGCCCTTGGAGCACATAC AAACTATTGGAGGGATTTTGATACTGCCCTTTACATATTGAAACACTTGTATCGACATATTCCTGAAGATATCAGCTCAACGGAGGAATCTAGCGAAGGCAACTCAAAAGATAGTAATTCCGCCGCAGGCTGGCCTGATCAAAGAGAGAATGTTGATGAAGAGCTTCCTTTGACATTCTCCGACAGTTTTACGGTCAGAAATTTTTCGAGGAAAGCCAAGAAGGTTATGAAGAAGCGCTGA
- the LOC133861356 gene encoding succinate dehydrogenase assembly factor 1, mitochondrial — protein sequence MGASSGPRLSGMQKQVLGLYREFLRAARSKSAEDRLKIESFVSAEFHRNSKQVDRKNFIYIEYLLRLGKKQLDQLKSPDTVRLSSLDISVSETINNKP from the coding sequence ATGGGAGCCTCCAGTGGTCCAAGGCTTTCTGGAATGCAGAAGCAAGTACTTGGTCTGTACAGAGAGTTTTTGCGAGCAGCTCGTTCCAAATCTGCTGAAGATCGACTTAAGATTGAATCATTTGTGTCAGCTGAGTTCCACCGTAATTCCAAGCAAGTAGACCGCAAAAATTTCATCTACATCGAATACTTACTTCGCCTTGGTAAGAAACAGCTTGACCAGCTCAAGAGCCCTGATACTGTAAGGTTGTCATCGTTGGATATCAGTGTCTCTGAAACCATTAATAATAAGCCTTGA